Part of the Vigna angularis cultivar LongXiaoDou No.4 chromosome 1, ASM1680809v1, whole genome shotgun sequence genome, TTCCATTCATCGTCGTCAACTGCCACTCTGTCTCCCTCTCTTTCCCTTTCTTCATTTGCATTCAGCCTTCAAACACGCCACGATATTTTACCGATATTTTCACGTCTCATCTCAATCACTCGCGataacttttcctttttcagtaTCTCGCGATAACgaataacaagaaagaaaagaacaatGGAGTGAGGATGAAGAAGCAGACTCAAACTGAAATCTGGTTCTTCCCTTCACTGGTCTTCACTCGTCTCATGCTGCAATcagaaattaacaaaaaaaccCACTTAATTCTCTTTTATTACTGTTCTACCCACCCCTTTATTGCATTGCTCTGCCTCTATATCTCTATATCTCTCTCATTCTCCTTTCTATTCATTCATTTCCAATTGCAACAACCCAAACCTCATACTCACtcaccttttttctttttatgaaacaaaccccttttattaattatttattactattgaattaaataaacattatcttcattttcttatatttaatgaATACATCTTTTCTCATTCTTCATCCCTCCTCTATTAATTAATCCTCCTTCATGGACCTGCTTCTTTCTCAGTTTCAGAGCTCTTCCTATCTTGGCTTACCTTGCTCGCTTTCATCTTTTTAAGAACCCTAAATTATTATCCAGCCAGTGTAGTTTTCAAATGCACTTTCTGTTCCAATGAACAGGTGAAATAAGAAGCCtaagagagatagagagagtgACAGGAAGAGAGAAGGTTTGAAAATGCGTGTGAAGGAAATGCACCCCTTGTGCTGTATCTCGCTGGAAAGTCCGGGGATCGGGAACGACTCTCCGGGGCCCGACGCTGCCGCGTTGTCCAGGACGAGGAGTCTCCCGGCCGGTGGATCTAACGGCATTGCGCGGAGGGGATCCGAGGCCACGGTGGCCGGAGTTCTCTACAAGTGGACCAATTACGGCAAGGGATGGAGATCCCGCTGGTTCCTCCTTCGCAATGGCGTCCTCTCTTATGCCAAGATCTGTTGGTCGGAAAACCTCAACCTCCTCTCTCCGGTGGATGAGGTGCGCCTCATCGGAGAAGTCACCGCCAACCGACTTGCCAGAGATGCTGCTACCATACGGCGGAAGAGTCACAAACCTCCTTCCTCCTCTGCCGTAGTGCATCTCAAGGTATATGATTGttaaattttcattatcaagttttttaattatttgtttcgATTATGATTATGGAAATTTACTTAGGTTTATCTTTGGTGCTGATCTGAATCACTCAATATAGTGTGGGTCAGGTCTCACTCTCGCTTTGGCAGTGTCGTGTTCACTGTTTTTGGCGCTACCTGCAACTTTCCTGTAGAGGCaatgttctttctttttatttcaaaaaaaaaaataaaaatcgtaGAATAAACTTTTCTGTCTTAGTTTTTCTATTTCGATGTGATGATTTCACCTCATTGATTTCCGACCATGAAAATTATCAAAGCCGCTTCAGATTTAGATTGTTCTTGTGGCAGTGTAAAAAGGTGGAAGAAAACCTGAAAGAAGCTTTGATGCCCGAGCAATAACATGGAAACCCACTGGTTTCTATtaggctttttttttttttcagagtttctttctctctcatctgGTCTCCTTTCCAAATTCTAAGTTGCGATGCAATGCAACTTTTTAATTCCTGTTTTACAGTTTTAACTGGTTGTTAATGTGTAGTGGGTCACATCAACAGGTGGCCGAGGAGGGTAGGGATAGCCTACTATTAGCCCTGTGGCATTAACTTGCGGTCACGTCATGCATCTCTCTGCCTTCCCTTCATTCACATTGGTTGGAATCAATCTGCTTCAGCTGTGTTAAGATTTCACTGCTTCTTCCTCGCTTGCACTATTCTATCATCACTCCCTTCACTTCGCACTTTTTCATTGCAATGCCATTTTTCTGCAAACTCCAACTCCTTTTTTATCTCTTCCCATTTTAGCCTACCAATGCGAAAAGTCTAACCAAAATAACACCAATCTGGAAACTGGAATCTAGCAGCAACTTGCATTGGTTTTGCCCTTCAAAGGTAAAATGAAAAGGacggatttttttttgttttctcttttaataCAAGGGGTTTAAGTTGAAGACTCTTTCTattagatgagaaaaaaaaataacagtgGGGAGGTGATCTAAAGAGAGGTGTAATTAGGGATCTCGTACTCTGAGTGTCTTCCAGGTGTGAGCTTCCTTCCTTGTAAACTGTAAAGCTTCGACCTTGCTTTAAGGGGAGAAAAATCGAAAAAGCAATTTCAGTTAttagttttttctcttttatatatagttagaaaattaaaaaagttaaaacatatGGAAAGGTTCCTCTTTTGTCTTTGTCAACAGAAATATGTTTACGTGGGACTTGCCACCATGGTGGTGGGGCATCGTCCAGTTCATTATATAATgtctttttttaaatcttttaaaatgtgTGCTGCTACTGTTTAAGGTCAACAACTCTTCTTCTCCCCGGATaaaagggaaaaacaaaaggaaGTTGGAGacagtaagtttttttttttacatcattacctccTATCTCAAATTATTCTAGTCTAGTAATAGTAGCATCTTGCCGTGATGCCCCAGTGAGATAATTTCGTTTTCAAGCTTTCTGTATAAACTTAATTTGTCTTCTCAAGGTGGGCTCTCTTCCCCACTTGTGTTTCTCATGGGGACATGGCTAATAATAATCCATCTTCCTCGTTCTTCTGGTAGTTGATAGCTGCTGTTGGTGCAATGTTTCGCTGTACTGCAAACATTGTATatgaatttagaaaaatttaaaacctCAAGTTGTTATACGTCATTAGATTTTACTTTTCGTGTTATATTTTCtgtctttaatttaaaatataaaagaaaattgggtAATAAAAGTGCTTCTTCGGAGATTTGAAATTTAAGTTTTCCTGTATGAATCCTAAGCAGATCTCGTCATTCAGAGAGAGCAAGTCGGACGATAGACGGTTCTATATATTCACAGCAACAAAAACTCTCCATCTGAGAACTGATTCAAGGAAGGACCGTGTGGCGTGGATTCAAGCTTTGGTTTCAACCCGAGAATTATATCCACTTCGACCACTCAGCGACCATCTCTCCCTCGCACCGAATCATATATCTGTATCAACCGAAAGGCTTAAGAAACGCTTACTTGAAGAGGGTGGCAGTGAGAGCCTTGTCAAAGAGTGCGAGCAAATCATGTTTGCCGAGTTCTCTGAATTACAAGAGCAACTTCATATACTATGTCAAGAGCGAAGGAATTTGCTTGATACAATAAGGCAGCTGGAGGTAATTTCATTACTCACATGTGTGCTTTACCTTTGGAATTCTCCTGACAGTTTATTTGAGAGCTTGAACCACTGTTACGCATAAGTTTACTCTTCACACATCTCAAATTTGGTGGAATAGCCGATACTAATCCTCTAAATTATGAGTTATATTACTATAAAACGATTCATTATGATTTGTTCCTGAAgtacacacgcacacacacacacatatgttTGTATATTAAAGTTCTGCGGTGGGTGAGGTCTTGGGTTGGGTGGATCAACACTGTATTACTGAGCCAGCTTGACAAAAACGTTCACATAAATTACTTGCACAGTAAAAGTTTACTTGTGATAGCCATTCCAAAGtactttttctttaatgtaACGTGATATTATCTTATACTTGAGCTTTCACTGTTTTAAACTTTGTTATTTCAACTTTCGATTTTAGTTCCCCAAATTTATACTAATTTGACTAATGCTGTAATTAAATTcagtagtttttttatttatttatttcttgcCATGCATCGATCAAATGGTAAAAGTTGTATAAAACACTTCtccttatttttgttcttgCCTAATACCCATATATATACCTTTCATTAGTTTCACTAGATATATTCTCTCTAAAATTATTggtgtatttgtttttttttttttttcctggaCCTCTGGTTATTGAATTGACTGTAATAGTGCATTATTACATTACATTATTGTTGTACTTATTCTGAGTTTGTAAAACAGGTGGGCATATACTCTAGTTATGTATGGCTCTATCTTCTTATGATAGGATAAGCTATTAATGTGTGCATATATAACACAAAtcaaaattggaaattaaaatttatatattccCTTGTAAAGACTTACAATTTTCATCTGAGAAGGACTCCTGTAATAAGAATACAAAGAGAGACAATTTCACACTACAATAAACTAATCTACCCCGCTGCCATAGACTCCTCATCATGGGAAAGTATAAGGAGAGTTATTGTACACAACCTTATTCTTACATATAAAAAGAGACTGTTTTCCGAGTTGAACTCGTGACCAATTGACCACCAAGACATAACTTTACTGTTGCACTAGGAAGCTAGTATTGCTGTCATTACTTCACCTTacaacttttgtaaaagaaaaaatccaAGAAATGAGGCATTGTTGTTTTTTGGTAGAAACAAGAACTAGGTCTAATTGCATACGTTATATCACATGATGTGTTTGGTTCATATAGTCATGAATTTTGGCTGATTTATTGGTTTTTCTAATAGTATTGTCACCAGTAACTTTCTTTGATGGCGTTGTTTGTTGATCATCTCCTGCACCCAAACTTATATATGTGTGATGAACCATGACTCATAATTGATTGTGATTTGCATACCCCGTTCacgtttttcttcttcctagctttaTATTTGAAGTGTACTCGCTATCTTTTCTGTATGGCAGCATATGTTTAGTTTCAAGACGTGCAAGGTTTTGTTCCTCTGTATATGACTTACTGAACTAGTATTTTGTTATTGATCATGGACAGGCTGCTAATATTGAACCTGAGGCCTCTGCATTGCACGACAGTGAATACCAATTAACGAAGAATGGCTTTTCAAGTTTAGGACATGGAAAATATAGCGGTATTACGTTATGTTTATGCTTCTAATTATAATCTATACATATGCTGTGCGatcttttctctttgaaatttCATGTAGTTAGCATGTCCCAGTATTCATATTTTAGAGTCTTCGTTTTCTCGATAGTGATCGTAGGGACCTAGAGTTTTGTGATATAGACATGAAGAATATTGCTTACAAACTAATTTTCGAATTATGGAAAGTATTTTGTTATATGTCATTAGAACGTGAatctatattttctaatttgaaattttcttaaGTGAATAATTTACTAGTAGCATTTTCTTCATGCTGTTTGCCTTTGAACTCGACAAAATTGATTCTTCAATATTTTAGCTATCTTGTAGATTCAAATTGGCATGAAGTATTCTTCAAAAGTCCAACTGATTGCCTATAATTTCTTGTGTATTTTATgtttagataattatttttggGGTATACAGTATTTTggttaaattaatatatctttttttaaaattaatatagtgAAAATAGTTTTGAACCAAccgtttattgttttttttattaagtatttgAAAACATTTAAGGGGGTGTGTTTAATACCTTTAATCCATGCACCTGGTGTACGTAATGGAAAAAATATGATTAGTTTTTGTGGTTGATCGCGGTTCACCTCTCAATACTTGGTTTATCCCCTTATATTGTACCTATTTGTAATGAACTTGATGGacatatttatttcaaattttgtatccattAAAGCAGAGAGAAGGAAAAACTAgtatattattgtttattgttGTCTCTACTGATCATATAAAAGGCCTTCTGATAATTGCAGAAGTATATATATGTTTCGGTAAATATGATTGCAATGAACCTTTCTACAAcctttgatatatatttttcacaCATACTTTTTGATTTTCAGAATGCAGTACTACTGAATCATCGGATGATATTGAGAAACAGGAGATGGAGGAAGTGTCAGATGAAGATGAAATCTCATATTATGACACTAAAGAGTACTTTACAGAACTTGGTTTTAGGTGTGGGTCCACAGGAGCTTTGGATCCAATGAGCATGTCTGGGGAAGCTAATACACAGTCCATTGATTTGGAGAACAATCACGTTGGGGAGACGGTCAATGGTTTTGGGTACCCTCAGATAGCAAGGCGAAAGAAGCTTCCAGATCCTGTTGAGAAGGAAAAGGGCGTTAGTCTTTGGTCAATTATCAAAGACAACGTGGGCAAAGATCTCACACGAGTTTGTCTTCCTGTATACTTTAATGAGCCAATTTCATCTCTTCAGAAATGTTTTGAGGACTTGGAGTACTCCTTTCTTCTCGATAGAGCTTATGAGTACGGGAAAGCGGTAAGCTATACGTCTTTCTCTTGAATATGCTATTCTTTGATCTTGCACTGCAAACATGACAAATTTCAAACCAGTTTTGGTATATgaccttttattgttttattggtCTATTTGATATATGAATTTCCCTAGGATATTTGTTGTCTCGATATTTGTACTGAATGGAATGTCTATACTATGTAGTGTCCTTCAATATTTGATTGGTAATATTGATAGATTTCTGTCTAATTTTCTTGAAAGGTTTGCTTCATGCTGTTAAATTAGTGAGTTTCCAATGACTAGTGCAACTATATGTAAACATTATCGTTTCAGGGGGAAAATAATTGTCAAACTTGtcttatttgttgtttgtttgaattgGCTACAGGAGTTGTTACTATTTGGTCAATTTCATTTCCCCGCAGTTAAAGGGAAAGAGAGGGAAGGGGAATGATAATATCTACATGACTCAAATTAAATTCCTGAGTTACTTTGAAATAAAACTACCTCAACGATTTCgtacaaatttgtttttgtcttgaaataaatagtttatatCAATTGCCTCAGTGGCAACAGGTGCATTTGCTTTATATATACTGCTCTATTCTCAGATGAATCCAAGTAATTTTGAGCGGGAGACTTGTGTTAATAATCATTT contains:
- the LOC108319558 gene encoding oxysterol-binding protein-related protein 2A isoform X1, which encodes MRVKEMHPLCCISLESPGIGNDSPGPDAAALSRTRSLPAGGSNGIARRGSEATVAGVLYKWTNYGKGWRSRWFLLRNGVLSYAKICWSENLNLLSPVDEVRLIGEVTANRLARDAATIRRKSHKPPSSSAVVHLKISSFRESKSDDRRFYIFTATKTLHLRTDSRKDRVAWIQALVSTRELYPLRPLSDHLSLAPNHISVSTERLKKRLLEEGGSESLVKECEQIMFAEFSELQEQLHILCQERRNLLDTIRQLEAANIEPEASALHDSEYQLTKNGFSSLGHGKYSECSTTESSDDIEKQEMEEVSDEDEISYYDTKEYFTELGFRCGSTGALDPMSMSGEANTQSIDLENNHVGETVNGFGYPQIARRKKLPDPVEKEKGVSLWSIIKDNVGKDLTRVCLPVYFNEPISSLQKCFEDLEYSFLLDRAYEYGKAGNGLLRALNVAAFAVSGYASSEGRHCKPFNPLLGETYEADYPDKGVRFFSEKVSHHPTVVACHCQGRGWKFWADSNIRSKFWGRSIQLDPVGVLTLEFDDGEIFQWSKVTTTIYNLILGKIYCDHHGNMDIRGNRQYSCRLKFKEQAILDRNPHQVHGFVEDVTGKKVATLFGKWDDSMYYVNGEANVKPKDCTLSDANLLWKRTKPPSNLTRYNLTSFAITLNELTPGLKEKLPPTDSRLRPDQRHLEDGEYEKANIEKQRLEKRQRMSRKMQENGWQPRWFRREGDNGTFRYIGGYWEARALGRWNGCPNIFGEVYEVNFDPLGAS